The genomic interval CAAAGTAACGAGTTAAAATCTTATTAGGCTCTCTTACAGATTCAAATATGAATGTTGTTaatagtatttattaataataatattagtattattattaaacgaTATCTATTATaggtaatttttatcttttttaaatcCTTGTCCTATTtgtttttgaatttattttgcCGTGCTTTAATATGTCTCTTGTGGTAGTCTACATTAGCAAACTTtactaaattgtttttaaagcgaaagtttgcagtacagccttccacaattttttttttgcaatttacaAAAGTGGAAAAGCTTTCTTGACAAACTTGGAATTTGCCGAGATTTGTTGTAGATTTCTCGAGTTTAGACTTCCACAAAATTGTTTTCTGCAATTTGCCGAAGTTTGTCAACTGGTCTACACTTGCAACCTTTGGAAAACCTTTGTTGAAAAACCAAATAGCTTGCACGAGTTTGCAAACAAAATTTTGCCGCTGTAGACTATGTTTAGATGCGAATAGTAAACGTGAATAACCCTAATTCTGAATGACGTCCACACAGTGAATTTCACACCctttaatttgtaatttctaTTGCATTAAATAATAGGGCTGGACTACTAACCGGGCGTTACCCTGTTCGCACTGGTGTTTGGAACAGCGATCCGAATGGCGATGCTGTCTTCACGCCCAAATCTCTTCTTGGACTACCATTAAACGAGACAACTATTCCCGAAATGCTAGCAAACCAAGGCTACAAATCTGCCATAATTGGAAAATGGCAATTAGGTGTTGGACTGTCCAAAGAATATCTACCTTTAAATCAAGGCTTTGATCATTTTTTTGGACTCCCATATAGCCATGGAAGTTGTTTTTGTAGTGCGTGCTTTTACCCAGATATAGAATGTGACATCAACATAAACAATATTTCTATTCCTTGCCCTTTGATGCtggaaaataatataattgagCAACCTATAGACTTGACGACTTTAGCAGAGCGACATGTAAGAGCAGCTAGAAGTTGGATACAAGAATTTGCTTGTAACGAAACgccattttttcttttttactcATTCCTTCATCCACACACTCCACAGTTCGCGGGCAGACAATCCACGAATCAAACAAAGGGTGGAGAATATACAGATTCGCTGGCTGAACTCGATTGGGAGATTGGCGAGGTGATGGACGAGTTACTGTAAGAAAAAATGATCTCATAGAAAATACATTGGTATTGTTCACATCAGATAATGGgtaagatgatttttttttctgtagttAAAGGCCGGTTTCCATAAACGATTTAAGTGtgaatatatttatacattttctcaGGGTGATATATGCACCTGATTAGTGTATATGATCGTGACAAGATTCGAACCTTGACTTACACAGTGAGTACACCATATCGATTATGTCATATTTGGTTATTATGCATTcgttgatttatattttaaaacaaagccAAATgtcatggctgcagtcgcgtgcgcaaatttgagttagtttTTAAATCGATCGACCGACCTATCAACCGATCAACCGACCTAGTGAGCTATAGAGCATACGTTTATAACAACTAAAGAACACACGTACCAGTCCATTGTTTCCATAAGCCTGATAAACAAAACAGGGAGGGTTTCcacaaacaacaaaattataGACCGCGCATTTCCACTTATGGCctggatttttttcatttagtgCAATGTTTGCAGTCTTCGAGGAGTCACACCACTGTAACCGTTGTCTTTTTTGTATAGCTTTAGTGTGTCTTACTTGTGTCttaattacctccgccaaggaggttatgttttcacccctgtatgtttgtgtgtgtgtgtgtgtgtgcctgtgaacagcctggatgccacagtttttatccgattctcaccaaatttggccacaatgatctatgccccaaaagctcggacgagttcgaatttgaggggaaaggttataggtcaaggtcacaactaacgaaaaactattttactgcctagagaccacggTTTTTATCCAATTCTCACcgaacttagccacaatgatcaatgacacatcatataattgtggttaaattttgaagggtcagggtcaaagatcaaggttcacaaaaaacaaaacaaaacaaaaaaaaaataataaaaaaaaaacctcagtgggacttgaaccagcgatctcaaatgtgagaggctggatacataaccattacaccacactgtcatcaaCAACTTTGtaagtgtgcagttagcctatttacacttagaactaataacaaaaaatgtataaacaaaatattcagggggaattttatgtaggggaattttacagtaggcggaggtttgtactctcggagtaccctctagttataaattatttttgctaagtgtttttttatatattgataTTTTCTTGGGAATCAAATATcatgacattttgttttttgtgacaacaaaatggaTCTTTATATTAGAATGTGACATTGTTCTGTCCATAGGCCTGATCGAAGCGAACATACTCTAGGTGGGTTTACTGGATCAATGAGATGTGGAAAGTTTTGCACATTCGATGGTGGATCACGTGTACCCGCAATTGCGTCATGGCCTGGTCATATCAAACAAGGTGTTTCAATGGAGCTTCTAAGTCATCTAGATATTTGGCCCACTTTAAGAAGATTAAGTGGTATTCCCGTGGATTATTTCGACATTATTCTTGATGGCTATGATATTAGTGATGTTTTATTGAACGGAGAAAATGTAAGTTTAATATTAGTGAAAATGAGTATTCTTatattgttaaaatgtttttctcaatCTCCTAAGCATCTTTAAACATGGGCAATTACAACATCTAATATAAAATACGTGGATACGCTTTATCAGACAATAGCATTAATCTTTTATTGTAAACTAACTGATGAGGCTGTTTTCACTCTTTAAGAGTGGTTAAAATCGTCTAAATAAACCGAGAGTTAAACTTTCACTCTTTTATAACGGCGGTCTTCCTCATGTTTTCACATTCTTTAAGAGTGGTAAAATGGTCTAAATGAAACGGGAGTTATACTTTCACTTTTTTATAACGGCGGTCTTCCTCATTTTTTCACTCTTTAAGAGTGGTTAAATTCGTCTAAATGAAACGAGAGTTATACTTTCACTCTTTTATAATGGTGGTCTTCCTCATGTTTTCACTCTTTAA from Antedon mediterranea chromosome 5, ecAntMedi1.1, whole genome shotgun sequence carries:
- the LOC140049671 gene encoding arylsulfatase A-like, which codes for MEYSVAYTEKPNIVIFFADDMGYADLQSYGNPLSMDWRDRVLLLNDIYYRAGLLTGRYPVRTGVWNSDPNGDAVFTPKSLLGLPLNETTIPEMLANQGYKSAIIGKWQLGVGLSKEYLPLNQGFDHFFGLPYSHGSCFCSACFYPDIECDININNISIPCPLMLENNIIEQPIDLTTLAERHVRAARSWIQEFACNETPFFLFYSFLHPHTPQFAGRQSTNQTKGGEYTDSLAELDWEIGEVMDELLPDRSEHTLGGFTGSMRCGKFCTFDGGSRVPAIASWPGHIKQGVSMELLSHLDIWPTLRRLSGIPVDYFDIILDGYDISDVLLNGENSPRKSLLYYNKIPDPDTGPYAIRNNRFKAHFITKNIFGTDPNDSDPMCRSGNATEIHERPLIYDLLVDPEERFDIASNSALVTEIMVKLMNEESKVSFGPSVLAQVNSTVSLCCRSNCEPFPLCCQCDSIYSLDLFPIHGCRD